Genomic DNA from Desulfovibrio sp. UCD-KL4C:
TGGCGAAGTAAGATACATATACGACCTCCAAGGTCGCATGGTGATGAAAAACGATCTCGGTCAGGTCACATGTTATTCTTATTTAGAATCAGGGCCGCTCCATGAAGTACATCTGCCTGACGGACGCAGAATTGAATACACTTGTGACCCGCTTGGAAGAAGAATAGCGAAGTCTATTAACGGTAAGGTTGTGGAAAAGTACCTCTGGCAGGATTTGACTACGCTCCTTGCTGTAACTGACAGCGAAGGTCTGCATCCCAAAGTCTTCAGCTACGATGAAGAAGGCAATCCCGTAAGTATGACTGACGAAGGGCAAACCTTTTTCTTTGCTACAAACCAAGTCGGCACAATCTTCATGGTTGCGGATGAAAGGGGTAATGAGGTAAAGCGGATTATAAATGATTCGTTTGGAAATCTATTGCTCGATAGCGGAGTCAGTCTGGATATATGTCTGGGGTTTGCCGCAGGCCTGACAGATAAAGATACTGGGCTAGTTCACCTTGGATATCGTGAATACGATCCCGCAATCGGCAGATTCATCACTCCCGATCCGTTAGGGTTTGCGGGCGGAGATGT
This window encodes:
- a CDS encoding RHS repeat-associated core domain-containing protein; its protein translation is MIRSRPKFLQSRIQEFSLLATERDDNGRIIYTGLAIDPQAVEREYEYDNGGRISKVVCDNAVVEHSQYGKNGERLFAETSQTKPRLFKYGQSLELSQAGEVRYIYDLQGRMVMKNDLGQVTCYSYLESGPLHEVHLPDGRRIEYTCDPLGRRIAKSINGKVVEKYLWQDLTTLLAVTDSEGLHPKVFSYDEEGNPVSMTDEGQTFFFATNQVGTIFMVADERGNEVKRIINDSFGNLLLDSGVSLDICLGFAAGLTDKDTGLVHLGYREYDPAIGRFITPDPLGFAGGDVDVYGYCLDDPINFHDRTGLAGKSEGEEEGALKKIGKGTWKALKGAGKAIVSDPRIWGTAGACTVMPLAIAGSVLGGA